The Candidatus Eisenbacteria bacterium genome includes the window CGCACCCTTGTGGAAACTCCGTGGCGATCACGAACCCACCCAGGGGGCGGCACGCCCCGGACTCCGAGAGGGATTACCCGTCCGTCCGGCTCCCCACACCGTGCCCCGAATGGAGACCGGTGGGGGAAGGAAATAGATATCGATACCGATAGCGATACCGATTAGAGGCGAGGGAAACCAGATTCTCTTTTTGCGACCGGAGGGAGAAAAAAGGTATCCAGTTCCGAATGGGCCGCGTAAGAGTGCGCGAACGCCGAGCCGCTACTCCCTTCCCAACACCTCCCGCACGCGGTCCAGCCGGAAGCAGAGCACCGATCCCCGGAGCGAACACGCCGCGTCCATGAAGAGCGTGCTGCGGACCCGCGCGATCCGCAGAGGCGCGAGCACCCTCTCCGTCCGCCGTCCCGATCCGTCCTCGTAGAGCACGCGCACGTTTCCGCCCTCGCGGAGCGCGTCCCCGATCGCCGCGAGCCCCTCGGGGAGCACGGGATCCGCCTCGTACCCGAACGATCCGATCGGCGCCGGCGGCCCCACCTCCGCGAGAACCCGCTCCACGCCCTCCCCGTCCCGCGCGCCGAGAGCCTCCATCGCCCGAATCGAAAGGCGCGCCGCGGCGAAGGCGTCCGGAAGCGCCCGATGCCCCCTCTCCCTCTCGATGCCGAGCCTCCCCACCAGAAGATCGAGAGAGTATCCGGGCATCTCCGGGAAGGCGGCCCGCGCGAGCCGAATCGAATCGACCGCCTCCGAACGGGGCGGATCGATCCCTCCCCTCTGGCACGAGGCGAGGAGAAAGGAGAGATCGAAGGGGGCGTTGTGCGCCACGATCGTCGCCTCGCCGAAAAAGCGGATCAGCTCCGGCGCCACCTCCTCGAAGGTCGGCGCGCCCGCGACTTTTCGGTCGTCGATCCCGTGCACCACCGTCGTCTCCGGCGGAATCGGCCTCCCCGGATCGACCAGCGACTGGAACGTCTCCCCCGGCCCGCCGAGATCGAATCGGACGGCGCCCACCTCCACCACGCGGTCGAAAAAACCGTGCAGTCCCGTGGTCTCCACATCGAAGGCGACGAAACGCCTCATCCCCACCCCTCCCTTCCATATATTTGGCGTCTAAGGTAAACAGAGACACGCGCCGCCGTCGAAGGGGACGGTGACACCGTTCAGATAAGAGGCGCGCTCGGAGCCGAGAAAGAGGACCAGGTCCGCCAGCTCCTCCGGCCTCCCGACCCGCCCGGCGGGAATCCCCGCCTCCCACCGCCGGAAGACCTCCTCCTCGGCGATTCCCCCCTTCGCGGCGAGCGCCGCGGCGAGCGCGTCCAATCGCGCGGTCCGCGTGTAGCCGGTGGCGACGGCGTTGCAGGTCACGCCGTGCCCCCCCGCCTCCTGGGCGAGGCTCTTCACCAACCCGATCACCGCGGGCCGCACCGCGTTCGACAGAAGCAGGTTCTCGATCGGCCGCCGCACCGAGACAGACGCGAGCGCGACGATCCTCCCCCACCCCGCCCTCTTCATCTCCGGAAGTGTCCCGCGCACCAGACGGACCACCGAGAGCAGCAACCCGTCCACCGCCCGCGCCCACGCCGCGTCGTCCGCCCCGTCGAAGAGCCCGGGCGGCGGCCCGCCGCCGTTGGTGACCAGAATCTCCACCGGGCCGAAGCGCGCCCGGGCGGCGCGGATCAGTCCGTCGATCGAGGCCGCGTCGGTCAGGTCGCACACGACCGCGTGCGCCTCCCCGCCGGAGCGCTCCACCTCGGCGGCCGCCTCGGCGAGCGTCTTCTCCGTCCGCGCGGCGAGCGTCACACGCGCCCCCTCCGCG containing:
- a CDS encoding WYL domain-containing protein, with translation MRRFVAFDVETTGLHGFFDRVVEVGAVRFDLGGPGETFQSLVDPGRPIPPETTVVHGIDDRKVAGAPTFEEVAPELIRFFGEATIVAHNAPFDLSFLLASCQRGGIDPPRSEAVDSIRLARAAFPEMPGYSLDLLVGRLGIERERGHRALPDAFAAARLSIRAMEALGARDGEGVERVLAEVGPPAPIGSFGYEADPVLPEGLAAIGDALREGGNVRVLYEDGSGRRTERVLAPLRIARVRSTLFMDAACSLRGSVLCFRLDRVREVLGRE
- a CDS encoding SDR family oxidoreductase is translated as MELGIRGKHVLVAAASTGLGRAVAIGFGAEGARVTLAARTEKTLAEAAAEVERSGGEAHAVVCDLTDAASIDGLIRAARARFGPVEILVTNGGGPPPGLFDGADDAAWARAVDGLLLSVVRLVRGTLPEMKRAGWGRIVALASVSVRRPIENLLLSNAVRPAVIGLVKSLAQEAGGHGVTCNAVATGYTRTARLDALAAALAAKGGIAEEEVFRRWEAGIPAGRVGRPEELADLVLFLGSERASYLNGVTVPFDGGACLCLP